In one window of Cupriavidus necator N-1 DNA:
- a CDS encoding tripartite tricarboxylate transporter TctB family protein translates to MKPSHLTIGIAVLALSLFFFLGLSGISGEEGYAGLSPRFMPTLVAVGLAVCGALLTWQGVRGGFRNMPEEDAELPDAPHNFGGFLWVATGLVLNMALIGTLGFVFASTLLMVCVARGYGSRRIVRDALIGLCITVPMWALFEFLLGINLPLLPIAGF, encoded by the coding sequence ATGAAACCCTCGCACCTCACCATCGGCATTGCCGTGCTGGCGCTCTCGCTGTTCTTCTTCCTCGGGCTGTCCGGCATTTCCGGCGAAGAGGGTTATGCCGGCCTGTCGCCGCGCTTCATGCCCACGCTGGTGGCCGTCGGCCTGGCGGTGTGCGGCGCGCTGCTGACGTGGCAGGGCGTGCGCGGCGGTTTCCGCAACATGCCGGAAGAAGATGCCGAGTTGCCGGACGCGCCGCACAACTTCGGCGGCTTCCTGTGGGTGGCCACGGGCCTGGTGCTGAACATGGCGCTGATCGGCACGCTTGGCTTCGTGTTCGCTTCCACGCTCCTGATGGTGTGCGTGGCGCGCGGCTACGGCAGCCGCCGCATCGTGCGCGATGCGCTGATCGGCCTGTGCATCACGGTGCCGATGTGGGCGCTGTTTGAATTCCTGCTCGGCATCAACCTGCCGCTGCTGCCCATCGCTGGCTTCTGA
- a CDS encoding tripartite tricarboxylate transporter permease, with product MDTLNLLMHGFAVAITPINLMWALVGCFLGTAIGVLPGIGPALTVAMLLPLTAKVEPTAALIMFAGIYYGAMYGGSTTSILMNTPGESSTMVTAMEGNLMAKNGRAGPALATAAIGSFVAGTIATVLLSMFAPVAADVALQFGPGEYFMIMLLAFTTVSAVLGSSLLRGMTALFLGLGIGLIGMDSLSGQTRYSMNVQELYDGIDIVVVAVGLFAVGEALFNAFFPQPAGTFNKLSSVHMNKSDWKRSVPAWIRGTLIGFPFGLIPAGGAEIPTFLSYATEKKLSDHKEEFGKVGAIEGVAGPEAANNAAVTATLAPLLTLGIPTSNTTAILLAAFQNYNLQPGPMLFQTSGDLVWGLLASLYIGNVMLLVLNLPAIGLWVRMLRVPTPLLYGGILIFAGLGAYGIRQSWFDLLLLFVVGLLGMVMRRFDFPTAPVIVGMILGPMAEKQLRNALSIGQGDWTLFLRQPISATILALTVAVVVIPRLLRWHATRTSAHAQADNAA from the coding sequence ATGGATACCCTGAACCTGCTGATGCACGGCTTTGCCGTCGCGATCACGCCAATCAACCTGATGTGGGCCCTGGTGGGCTGCTTCCTCGGCACCGCCATCGGCGTACTGCCCGGCATCGGCCCCGCGCTGACGGTGGCGATGCTGCTGCCGCTGACCGCCAAGGTGGAGCCGACCGCGGCGCTGATCATGTTTGCCGGCATCTACTACGGCGCGATGTACGGGGGCTCGACCACCTCGATCCTGATGAACACCCCGGGCGAGTCTTCCACCATGGTGACAGCCATGGAAGGCAACCTGATGGCCAAGAACGGGCGCGCCGGCCCGGCGCTGGCCACCGCGGCGATCGGCTCGTTCGTGGCCGGCACCATCGCCACCGTGCTGCTGTCGATGTTCGCGCCGGTGGCGGCGGACGTGGCGCTGCAATTCGGCCCGGGCGAGTATTTCATGATCATGCTGCTGGCCTTCACCACGGTCTCGGCCGTGCTGGGCTCGTCGCTACTGCGCGGCATGACCGCATTGTTCCTGGGCCTGGGCATCGGCCTGATCGGCATGGATTCGCTGTCGGGCCAGACCCGCTATTCGATGAACGTGCAGGAGCTGTACGACGGCATCGACATCGTGGTGGTGGCGGTGGGCCTGTTCGCCGTGGGCGAGGCGCTGTTCAACGCGTTCTTCCCGCAGCCGGCGGGCACGTTCAACAAGCTCAGCTCGGTCCACATGAACAAGTCGGACTGGAAGCGCTCGGTCCCGGCGTGGATCCGCGGCACCCTCATCGGCTTCCCGTTCGGTCTGATCCCCGCCGGCGGCGCCGAGATCCCGACCTTCCTGTCGTATGCCACCGAGAAAAAGCTGTCGGACCACAAGGAAGAGTTCGGCAAGGTCGGCGCGATCGAAGGCGTGGCCGGCCCCGAAGCCGCCAACAACGCCGCGGTGACCGCGACGCTGGCGCCGCTGCTGACGCTGGGCATCCCGACCTCGAACACCACCGCGATCCTGCTGGCCGCGTTCCAGAACTACAACCTGCAGCCGGGCCCGATGCTGTTCCAGACCTCGGGCGACCTGGTGTGGGGCCTGCTGGCGTCGCTGTATATCGGCAACGTCATGCTGCTGGTGCTGAACCTGCCGGCGATCGGGCTGTGGGTGCGCATGCTGCGCGTGCCCACGCCGCTGCTGTACGGCGGCATCCTGATCTTCGCGGGGCTGGGCGCCTATGGCATCCGCCAGTCGTGGTTCGACCTGCTGCTGCTGTTCGTGGTCGGCCTGCTGGGCATGGTGATGCGCCGCTTCGACTTCCCCACCGCGCCGGTGATCGTGGGCATGATCCTGGGGCCGATGGCCGAGAAGCAGCTGCGCAATGCGCTGTCGATCGGCCAGGGCGACTGGACCCTGTTCCTGCGCCAGCCGATCTCGGCCACCATCCTGGCGCTGACCGTGGCGGTGGTGGTGATCCCGCGCCTGTTGCGCTGGCACGCGACCCGCACCTCGGCGCACGCGCAGGCCGACAACGCGGCATGA
- a CDS encoding AbrB family transcriptional regulator — protein MRLFSNPWLSALPTLALGLAAALLCTALHTPLPWMIGPLLSVAAARMAGADLRAPSQARNAGQWVIGASLGLYFTPDVVARLVEYLPYIIAGSLFALVLGAGGAILLRRTTGVAFKTAFFSTAIGGASEMANLAERNGARIDQVAAAHSLRVLMVVVTVPAIFQYGGIHGLDPYIPGPRVVSAPGLLALIAITLGVALLVKRLNMPNPFVIGTLLAAAVLTASGIELSAIPTWMSRAGQLLIGVSLGVRFSREFLHTAPRFLSGVALYTVLALVVSALVGWGLSALSGAHPATVILGTTPGGIAEMCITAKVLEVGVPLVTAFHVIRMAFVVLATGPLYHCLKHRVAPEETE, from the coding sequence ATGCGTCTCTTCTCCAACCCTTGGCTATCCGCGCTGCCCACGCTGGCACTCGGGCTGGCCGCCGCCCTGCTCTGCACCGCGCTGCATACCCCGCTGCCGTGGATGATCGGCCCGTTGCTGTCCGTGGCCGCCGCGCGCATGGCCGGGGCCGACCTGCGGGCGCCGTCGCAGGCCCGCAATGCGGGCCAGTGGGTGATCGGCGCGTCGCTCGGGCTCTACTTCACGCCGGACGTGGTGGCGCGGCTGGTGGAGTACCTGCCCTACATCATTGCCGGCTCGCTGTTCGCGCTGGTGCTGGGCGCGGGCGGCGCCATCCTGCTGCGGCGGACCACCGGCGTGGCCTTCAAGACCGCGTTCTTCTCCACCGCCATCGGCGGCGCCTCGGAGATGGCCAACCTGGCCGAGCGCAACGGCGCGCGCATCGACCAGGTGGCGGCCGCGCATTCGCTGCGGGTGCTGATGGTGGTGGTGACCGTGCCGGCGATCTTCCAGTACGGCGGCATCCACGGGCTCGACCCCTATATCCCCGGCCCGCGCGTGGTCAGCGCGCCGGGGCTGCTGGCGCTGATCGCCATCACGCTGGGCGTGGCGCTGCTGGTGAAGCGGCTGAACATGCCCAACCCGTTCGTGATCGGCACGCTGCTGGCCGCGGCGGTGTTGACTGCATCCGGGATCGAACTGTCGGCCATCCCCACCTGGATGAGCCGTGCCGGCCAGTTGCTGATCGGGGTCTCGCTGGGGGTGCGCTTCTCGCGCGAGTTCCTGCATACCGCGCCGCGCTTCCTGTCGGGCGTGGCGCTCTACACGGTGCTGGCGCTGGTGGTATCGGCGCTGGTGGGCTGGGGGCTGTCGGCGCTGTCGGGCGCGCACCCGGCCACGGTGATCCTGGGCACCACGCCGGGCGGCATTGCCGAGATGTGCATCACCGCCAAGGTGCTGGAGGTGGGGGTGCCGCTGGTGACGGCGTTCCACGTGATCCGGATGGCCTTCGTGGTGCTGGCCACCGGCCCCCTGTATCATTGCCTCAAACATCGCGTCGCGCCGGAGGAGACAGAGTAG
- a CDS encoding PaaI family thioesterase produces the protein MSEAAPQFSLTEIEATLECVLAPWVRQLGLRAEAVDARGVTLRLPFSESFRHAGGVVCGQVLMSAADTAMIVAVASALGAFRPMTTVTLTTNFMRPVIDGDVLVRANVLRLGKTVVFGEIELTGTDGKLAVQATTTYALL, from the coding sequence ATGTCCGAAGCCGCACCGCAATTCAGCCTCACCGAGATCGAAGCCACGCTGGAGTGCGTGCTGGCGCCATGGGTGCGCCAGCTCGGCCTGCGCGCCGAAGCCGTCGATGCCCGGGGCGTCACGTTGCGCCTGCCGTTCAGCGAGTCGTTCCGCCATGCGGGCGGCGTGGTCTGCGGCCAGGTGCTGATGTCCGCCGCCGATACCGCCATGATCGTCGCCGTGGCCAGCGCGCTGGGCGCCTTCCGCCCGATGACCACGGTCACGCTCACCACCAACTTCATGCGCCCGGTGATCGACGGCGACGTGCTGGTGCGCGCCAACGTGCTGCGCCTGGGCAAGACCGTGGTGTTCGGCGAGATCGAGCTGACCGGCACCGACGGCAAGCTGGCGGTGCAGGCCACCACCACCTACGCCCTGCTCTGA
- a CDS encoding patatin-like phospholipase family protein produces MTSGHANPFDQIVFAGGGNRCWWQAGWWDTVAPELQLRPRVIAAISAGAATACMVYAHDSHQTMDYYREVLSNNRRNAYWGNLLRNERVFPHYGIYRTALLTIFADGRLSHLQQAPEIRIGVAHIPRWSGPRLAVAAGLLAYNIDKHVLKTLHPRLGRKLGFRPEFVRAQDCASPEQLADLLLQSASTPPFTPVLRRGGRPVLDGGLVDNVPVDALDATPGNVLVLVTRLYPRPRRFVLEQGGQRRLYLQPSQRVPISSWDYTRPDAMTHAYELGRRDGETFLREWPSILNTELRPAA; encoded by the coding sequence ATGACCTCCGGCCACGCCAATCCCTTCGACCAGATCGTCTTTGCCGGCGGCGGCAACCGCTGCTGGTGGCAGGCGGGCTGGTGGGACACGGTCGCGCCGGAACTGCAGCTGCGCCCGCGCGTGATCGCCGCGATCTCGGCCGGCGCGGCGACGGCGTGCATGGTCTATGCGCACGATTCGCACCAGACCATGGACTACTACCGCGAGGTGCTGTCCAACAACCGCCGCAATGCCTACTGGGGCAACCTGCTGCGCAATGAGCGCGTGTTCCCACATTACGGCATCTACCGCACCGCGCTGCTGACGATCTTCGCCGACGGGCGCCTCTCGCACCTGCAGCAGGCGCCGGAAATCCGCATCGGCGTGGCCCATATCCCGCGCTGGAGCGGCCCGCGCCTGGCGGTGGCAGCGGGGCTGCTGGCGTACAACATCGACAAGCATGTGCTCAAGACGCTGCACCCGCGGCTGGGGCGCAAGCTGGGCTTCCGCCCGGAGTTCGTGCGCGCGCAGGACTGCGCCTCGCCCGAGCAGCTGGCCGACCTGCTGCTGCAGTCGGCCTCCACGCCACCGTTCACGCCGGTGCTGCGCCGCGGCGGCCGCCCGGTGCTGGACGGCGGGCTGGTCGACAATGTGCCCGTGGACGCGCTCGATGCCACCCCGGGCAATGTGCTGGTGCTGGTGACACGGCTGTATCCGCGCCCGCGCCGTTTCGTGCTTGAGCAAGGCGGCCAGCGCCGCCTGTACCTGCAGCCCTCGCAGCGCGTGCCGATCTCGAGCTGGGACTACACCCGGCCCGATGCCATGACGCACGCCTATGAGCTGGGCCGCCGCGACGGGGAAACTTTCCTGCGCGAGTGGCCGTCGATCCTGAATACCGAACTGCGGCCCGCTGCCTAG
- a CDS encoding dihydrolipoyl dehydrogenase family protein, whose amino-acid sequence MTKRQTTPAGAKEPRRAREVSAAPPVEQVPRVRNGRTRRNDKVRKADLVVIGGGSGGVACARRAAAHGARVILVERDAIGGTCVNRGCVPKKMLSYGAGWSAILSGCLSHTGGHEDWRDAIVRVNAEVARLNAGYTQRLHESGVEILRGDALVTGKGEVRVGDETIHARRILIATGARPRALEVPGGELAASSDDVFTWQTVPGSIAVIGGGYIGVEQASILSRYGVKVDLIVAGDRLLPHFDHDISRSLADALTARGVRLHLNARVHLLSQANGAVEVCYRPTDRPGQTEAVRAQAALAAIGRISNVQGFGLEAVGVDFGDKGGIRVDRQFRSNVRGIYALGDAIDGLHLTPVATAQGRWLADRLYGRRGERADFDFVPTAVFCEPAIGAVGLTEAQAIAAAGKPERIRTVVKRFVSLENRFGGTAHQSMFKLVLNARSGRVLGAHLMDDAAPEIVQTLAVALRLGVRESHLETTVQLHPTVAEELFG is encoded by the coding sequence ATGACTAAGCGCCAGACAACCCCCGCCGGGGCCAAGGAACCGCGGCGCGCCCGCGAGGTCAGCGCGGCGCCGCCGGTGGAGCAGGTGCCGCGCGTGCGCAACGGCCGCACGCGGCGCAACGACAAGGTGCGCAAGGCAGACCTGGTGGTGATCGGCGGCGGCTCGGGCGGCGTGGCCTGCGCGCGGCGCGCCGCCGCGCACGGCGCACGCGTGATCCTGGTCGAGCGCGATGCCATCGGCGGCACCTGCGTCAACCGCGGCTGCGTGCCCAAGAAGATGCTGTCCTACGGCGCCGGCTGGTCGGCGATCCTGTCGGGCTGCCTGTCGCACACGGGCGGGCATGAGGACTGGCGCGACGCCATCGTCCGCGTCAACGCCGAAGTCGCGCGGCTGAACGCGGGCTACACCCAGCGCCTGCACGAATCCGGCGTGGAAATCCTGCGCGGCGATGCGCTGGTCACCGGCAAGGGCGAAGTGCGCGTCGGCGACGAGACCATCCACGCGCGCCGCATCCTGATTGCCACCGGCGCGCGCCCGCGCGCGCTCGAAGTCCCCGGCGGCGAACTGGCCGCCAGTTCCGACGACGTCTTCACCTGGCAGACCGTGCCGGGTTCGATCGCGGTCATCGGCGGCGGCTACATCGGCGTGGAGCAGGCCTCGATCCTGTCGCGCTACGGCGTCAAGGTAGACCTGATCGTTGCCGGCGACCGGCTGCTGCCCCACTTCGACCACGACATCTCCCGGTCGCTGGCCGATGCACTGACCGCGCGCGGCGTGCGCCTGCACCTGAACGCCAGGGTGCACCTGCTGAGCCAGGCCAACGGCGCGGTGGAAGTCTGCTACCGCCCCACCGACCGCCCCGGCCAGACCGAGGCCGTGCGCGCGCAGGCCGCGCTGGCGGCGATCGGGCGCATTTCCAACGTGCAGGGCTTCGGGCTGGAGGCGGTTGGCGTGGACTTTGGCGACAAGGGCGGCATCCGCGTGGACCGCCAGTTCCGCAGCAACGTGCGCGGCATCTACGCGCTCGGCGACGCCATCGACGGCCTGCACCTGACACCGGTGGCCACCGCGCAGGGCCGCTGGCTGGCCGACCGCCTGTACGGCCGGCGCGGCGAACGCGCCGATTTCGACTTCGTGCCCACCGCGGTGTTCTGCGAGCCCGCCATCGGCGCCGTGGGCCTGACCGAGGCCCAGGCGATCGCAGCCGCCGGCAAGCCCGAACGCATCCGCACCGTGGTCAAGCGCTTTGTCTCGCTGGAAAACCGCTTTGGCGGCACGGCCCACCAGTCGATGTTCAAGCTGGTGCTGAATGCGCGCAGCGGGCGCGTGCTGGGTGCGCACCTGATGGACGACGCCGCGCCCGAGATCGTGCAGACGCTGGCCGTGGCGTTGCGGCTGGGCGTGCGCGAATCGCACCTGGAGACCACGGTGCAGCTGCATCCGACGGTGGCAGAAGAGTTGTTTGGTTAG
- a CDS encoding sensor histidine kinase, with protein sequence MHLRMWPRHPVLLWRRGSLRRQLLLLLVPALAAMMAIDTWLTYGTLRDAANTAYDRSLYGSIRAIDNAIGMAGDSVQLTLPDAAMEMFETAAQTHVFYRVSTERAGQVETVTGYDDLPLPAGNLVNNQPRFYDAEYRGEAVRIAAMARPVYRPDARMRVIIQVAETAEPRTTLIGTVWRSALARDLLLILLSAGILVGGVTYVLRPLARVRDDVEARSPDDLTPLTFERVPAEVRPLVDAVNLHVSRSAAMAQSQAQFIADAAHQLRTPLAILKTQAEYAQRQLRAPDPEAARQAAGEAVGGIVTQLEQAARLTNQLLALARVRQHHGEAAQEADGIDIIDAVTVAEQVALDYLPLARGKQQDFGWEPVAGLKLPVRADPALLREALANLVHNAIQYSPRGSRITLSATRADQTACLVVEDDGPGIPAEEREKVFARFYRRVGNAEPGSGLGLAISREMAARFGGTVELGDGLQGTGVRAVLKLPIGE encoded by the coding sequence ATGCACTTGCGGATGTGGCCGCGCCATCCGGTGCTGCTGTGGCGCCGCGGCAGCCTGCGCCGGCAACTGCTGTTGCTGCTGGTGCCGGCGCTGGCGGCGATGATGGCGATCGACACCTGGCTGACCTACGGCACCCTGCGCGACGCCGCCAACACGGCTTATGACCGCTCGCTCTATGGCTCGATCCGCGCCATCGACAATGCCATCGGCATGGCCGGCGACAGCGTCCAGCTCACCCTGCCCGACGCCGCCATGGAGATGTTCGAGACCGCGGCGCAGACCCATGTTTTCTATCGCGTGTCGACCGAGCGCGCCGGCCAGGTCGAGACCGTCACCGGCTACGACGACCTGCCGCTGCCGGCCGGCAACCTCGTCAACAACCAGCCGCGCTTCTACGACGCCGAATACCGGGGCGAGGCCGTGCGCATCGCCGCCATGGCGCGGCCGGTGTACCGGCCGGATGCGCGCATGCGCGTGATCATCCAGGTGGCCGAGACCGCCGAGCCGCGCACCACGCTGATCGGTACGGTCTGGCGCAGCGCGCTGGCGCGCGACCTGCTGCTGATCCTGCTGAGCGCCGGCATCCTGGTGGGCGGCGTCACCTACGTGCTGCGCCCGCTGGCGCGCGTGCGCGACGATGTGGAAGCGCGTTCGCCGGACGACCTGACACCGCTTACGTTCGAGCGCGTGCCCGCCGAGGTGCGCCCGCTGGTCGACGCGGTCAACCTGCATGTGTCGCGCTCGGCGGCAATGGCGCAGTCGCAGGCCCAGTTCATCGCCGATGCCGCGCACCAGCTGCGCACGCCGCTGGCCATCCTGAAGACCCAGGCCGAATACGCCCAGCGCCAGCTGCGCGCGCCCGACCCCGAGGCCGCGCGCCAGGCCGCCGGCGAAGCCGTGGGCGGCATCGTCACCCAGCTGGAGCAGGCCGCGCGCCTGACCAACCAGCTGCTGGCGCTGGCGCGGGTACGCCAGCACCACGGCGAAGCCGCCCAGGAAGCCGATGGCATCGACATCATCGACGCTGTCACCGTGGCCGAACAGGTGGCGCTGGACTACCTGCCGCTGGCGCGCGGCAAGCAGCAGGACTTCGGCTGGGAGCCGGTGGCAGGGCTGAAGCTGCCGGTGCGCGCCGACCCCGCGCTGCTGCGCGAGGCGCTGGCCAACCTGGTCCACAACGCGATCCAGTACTCGCCGCGCGGCAGCCGCATCACGCTGTCGGCCACGCGCGCCGACCAGACCGCCTGCCTGGTGGTGGAAGACGATGGCCCGGGCATTCCGGCCGAAGAGCGCGAAAAAGTCTTCGCGCGCTTCTACCGGCGCGTGGGCAATGCGGAGCCGGGCTCCGGGCTGGGGCTGGCCATCTCGCGCGAGATGGCGGCGCGGTTTGGCGGCACGGTGGAGCTTGGCGATGGGCTGCAGGGCACCGGCGTGCGCGCGGTGCTGAAGCTGCCCATCGGTGAATAA
- a CDS encoding response regulator, which produces MRILLVEDEIELARWVARALEQGGFVIEHVADGLQAEARLQAEEYDAVLLDLRLPGKDGLAVLKSMRGRDDRTPVLILTAQDTLDERVRGLNLGADDYLPKPFAIAELEARLLALIRRSRGRAHPRLQCGTLVFDGETRSFTLDGAPLALTPRESTLLGALLARSGQPLTKAQLLDKVFSLDADVSPDAIEVLVYRLRKKLAGHGVTIVTLRGFGYLLEPEAGR; this is translated from the coding sequence ATGCGCATCCTGCTGGTGGAGGATGAAATCGAACTGGCACGCTGGGTCGCCCGCGCGCTGGAGCAGGGCGGCTTTGTGATCGAGCACGTCGCCGACGGGCTGCAGGCCGAGGCCCGCCTGCAGGCGGAGGAATACGACGCGGTGCTGCTCGACCTGCGCCTGCCCGGCAAGGACGGGCTGGCCGTGCTCAAGTCCATGCGCGGGCGCGACGACCGCACCCCCGTGCTGATCCTGACTGCGCAGGACACGCTGGACGAACGCGTGCGCGGCCTGAACCTGGGCGCCGACGACTACCTGCCCAAGCCTTTTGCCATTGCCGAGCTGGAAGCGCGGCTGCTGGCGCTGATCCGGCGCAGCCGCGGGCGCGCGCATCCGCGCCTGCAGTGCGGCACGCTGGTGTTTGACGGCGAGACCCGCAGCTTCACGCTGGACGGCGCTCCGCTGGCGCTGACCCCGCGCGAATCGACCCTGCTGGGCGCGCTGCTGGCACGCAGCGGCCAGCCGCTGACCAAGGCGCAGCTGCTCGACAAGGTGTTCTCGCTCGACGCCGATGTCTCTCCCGACGCGATCGAGGTGCTGGTCTACCGGCTGCGCAAGAAGCTGGCCGGGCACGGCGTCACCATCGTCACGCTGCGCGGCTTCGGCTACTTGCTGGAGCCTGAGGCCGGGCGCTAA
- a CDS encoding ABC transporter substrate-binding protein, with the protein MPAAWPLHAQSRPPAPPPGYPSGYDATIAGAMREGMVTVYASTDLKVAQPLIAAFEARYPGIRVHYQDLNTIDLNQRFLAETAALGGKRPAPDAAFADVLWSTAMDLQIKLVNDGHAQRYASPERAGLPGWAVWRDEAWGTTFEPAVIVYNRYHLAGMRPPRSRSGLARLLQEHAPRWHGKVVTYDVERSGVGYLLAQQDARMGSEFWYLAQALGRAGVQLSASTAEMIERIASGELVMGYNLLGSYALSLMERGAAIDVIAPRDYTLVMSRVAFIARRAPRPNAARLWLDYLLSREGQALLAKSTSQLYTIRTDTDSVHTAAALSERLGYALKPISVGPGLLAAQDAMRKRAFLARWREAMRG; encoded by the coding sequence TTGCCGGCCGCATGGCCCCTTCATGCCCAGTCTAGGCCGCCGGCGCCGCCGCCGGGGTATCCGTCCGGGTATGACGCCACCATCGCCGGCGCCATGCGCGAAGGCATGGTCACGGTCTATGCATCGACCGACCTGAAAGTGGCGCAGCCGCTGATCGCCGCGTTCGAGGCGCGCTACCCGGGCATCCGCGTGCACTACCAGGATCTCAACACGATCGATCTGAACCAGCGCTTCCTGGCCGAGACCGCGGCGCTGGGCGGCAAGCGGCCCGCGCCCGATGCGGCCTTTGCCGACGTGCTGTGGAGCACGGCGATGGACCTGCAGATCAAGCTGGTCAACGACGGCCATGCGCAGCGCTACGCCTCGCCCGAGCGCGCCGGCCTGCCCGGCTGGGCGGTATGGCGCGACGAGGCCTGGGGCACCACTTTCGAGCCCGCGGTGATTGTCTACAACCGCTACCACCTGGCCGGCATGCGCCCGCCGCGCAGCCGCAGCGGGCTGGCGCGGCTGCTGCAGGAACACGCGCCGCGCTGGCATGGCAAGGTGGTGACCTATGACGTGGAGCGCTCGGGCGTGGGCTACCTGCTGGCGCAGCAGGACGCGCGCATGGGCAGTGAGTTCTGGTACCTGGCGCAGGCGCTGGGGCGCGCCGGGGTGCAACTGTCGGCGTCCACGGCCGAGATGATCGAGCGCATCGCCAGCGGCGAGCTGGTGATGGGCTACAACCTGCTGGGTTCGTACGCGCTGTCGCTGATGGAGCGCGGCGCGGCCATCGACGTGATCGCCCCGCGCGACTACACGCTGGTGATGTCGCGGGTGGCCTTTATTGCCCGGCGCGCGCCTCGGCCCAATGCGGCGCGGCTGTGGCTGGACTACCTGCTCTCGCGCGAGGGCCAGGCGCTGCTGGCCAAGTCCACCTCGCAGCTCTATACCATCCGCACCGATACCGACAGCGTACACACCGCGGCGGCATTGTCGGAGCGGCTGGGCTACGCGCTCAAGCCGATCAGCGTCGGCCCGGGCCTGCTGGCCGCGCAGGACGCGATGCGCAAGCGCGCCTTCCTGGCGCGCTGGCGCGAGGCCATGCGCGGCTAA
- a CDS encoding TetR family transcriptional regulator, which yields MVRRTKEEALETRHRILDAAEAVFHARGVARPSLADIAEAAGVTRGAIYWHFKNKSDVFAAMCDRVNLPVEALCDPERLARQEDPLGGIRDICAYVMRQTVINPRWRRVFEIIFHKCEMVQDNGAIFERQRQSHQDGLIKMREHLRLALERGQLPADLDLDLAVNAFHAAIGGVLAHWLFSPQDFDLDANAERMSDAFIDTLKFSPALRHGYVPRPMAALDRELSTLCQQACPNAQPGGLETGDLVP from the coding sequence ATGGTCAGACGTACCAAGGAAGAGGCGCTTGAAACGCGCCACCGGATTCTCGACGCGGCCGAAGCCGTGTTCCACGCCCGCGGCGTGGCACGCCCGTCGCTGGCCGACATCGCCGAGGCGGCGGGTGTCACGCGCGGCGCGATCTACTGGCACTTCAAGAACAAGAGCGATGTGTTCGCCGCCATGTGCGACCGCGTCAACCTGCCCGTGGAAGCGCTGTGCGACCCCGAGCGGCTCGCGCGCCAGGAAGACCCGCTGGGCGGCATCCGCGACATCTGCGCCTATGTGATGCGCCAGACCGTGATCAACCCGCGCTGGCGCCGGGTGTTCGAGATCATCTTCCACAAGTGTGAAATGGTGCAGGACAACGGCGCCATCTTCGAGCGCCAGCGCCAGTCGCACCAGGACGGCCTGATCAAGATGCGCGAACACCTGCGCTTGGCCCTGGAGCGCGGCCAGCTGCCCGCCGACCTGGACCTGGACCTGGCCGTCAACGCCTTCCATGCCGCCATCGGCGGGGTGCTGGCGCACTGGCTGTTCTCGCCCCAGGACTTCGACCTCGACGCCAACGCCGAGCGCATGTCCGACGCCTTTATCGATACCCTGAAGTTCTCACCGGCGCTGCGCCACGGCTACGTGCCGCGCCCGATGGCGGCGCTGGACCGGGAACTGTCCACGCTGTGCCAGCAGGCCTGCCCGAACGCCCAACCCGGCGGGCTCGAAACCGGCGACCTGGTGCCCTGA